A genomic segment from Gracilinanus agilis isolate LMUSP501 chromosome 1, AgileGrace, whole genome shotgun sequence encodes:
- the FUS gene encoding RNA-binding protein FUS isoform X4 — protein MASNEYTQQATQSYGAYPTQPGQGYSQQSSQPYGQQSYSGYGQSADTSGYGQSSYGSSYGQTQNSYGTQSAPQGYGSTSGYGSSQSSQPSYGQQSSYPGYSQQPAPSSTSGSYGSSSQSSSYGQPQSGGYGQQSGYGGQQQSSYGQQQSSYNPPQGYGQQNQYNSSSGGGGGGGGGSYGQDQSSMSGGSGGGYGNQDQSGGGSSSYGGGQQDRGGRGRGGGGGSSSGGGGYNRSSGGYEPRGRGGGRGGRGGMGGSDRGGFNKFGGPRDQGSRHDSEQDNSDNNTIFVQGLGENVTIESVADYFKQIGIIKTNKKTGQPMINLYTDRETGKLKGEATVSFDDPPSAKAAIDWFDGKEFSGNPIKVSFATRRADFNRGGGNGRGGRGRGGPMGRGGFGGGGSGGGSRGGFPSGGGGGGGQQRAGDWKCPNPTCENMNFSWRNECNQCKAPKPDGPGGGPGGSHMGGNFGDDRRGGRGGYDRGGYRGRGGDRGGFRGGRGGGDRGGFGPGKMDSRGEHRQDRRERPY, from the exons ATGGCTTCCAACG AGTACACTCAACAAGCCACACAAAG CTATGGGGCTTACCCTACCCAGCCTGGACAAGGCTATTCCCAACAGAGCAGTCAGCCCTATGGCCAACAGAGCTACAGTGGCTATGGCCAATCAGCTGATACCTCAGGCTATGGTCAGAGTAGCTATGGCTCCTCCTATGGACAGACCCAGAAca GCTATGGTACTCAGTCAGCTCCTCAAGGATATGGTTCAACCAGTGGCTATGGCAGCAGCCAGAGTTCTCAACCTTCTTATGGTCAGCAGTCATCCTATCCTGGCTATAGCCAGCAGCCAGCACCTAGCAGCACATCAGGGAG cTATGGTAGCAGCTCCCAGAGCAGTAGCTATGGGCAGCCCCAGAGTGGGGGCTACGGGCAGCAGTCTGGCTATGGTGGACAGCAGCAAAGCTCCTATGGACAGCAGCAAAGCTCCTATAATCCTCCTCAAGGATATGGTCAACAGAATCAGTATAACAGCAGCAGTGGTGGCGGTGGAGGGGGTGGTGGAG GTAGCTATGGCCAAGACCAATCATCAATGAGTGGTGGAAGTGGTGGAGGCTATGGCAACCAGGACCAGAGTGGAGGTGGTAGCAGCAGCTATGGGGGAGGCCAGCAGGACCGTGGGGGCAGAGGTCGGGGTGGCGGAGGCGGCAGCAGCAGTGGTGGCGGCGGATACAACCGTAGCAGTGGTGGCTATGAGCCCAGAGGTCGTGGAGGTGGACGTGGAGGCAGAGGTGGCATGGG CGGAAGTGACCGTGGTGGCTTCAATAAATTTGGTG GGCCCCGGGACCAAGGATCACGCCATGACTCTG AACAGGATAATTCTGATAATAATACCATCTTTGTACAAGGGTTGGGTGAAAACGTTACTATTGAATCTGTGGCAGATTACTTCAAGCAAATTGGCATTATAAAG aCCAATAAGAAGACAGGGCAGCCTATGATCAACTTGTATACAGACAGGGAGACAGGAAAGCTGAAAGGAGAGGCTACAGTATCATTTGATGATCCCCCCTCTGCCAAGGCAGCCATTGATTGGTTTGATG GGAAAGAATTTTCTGGAAACCCTATTAAAGTCTCCTTTGCCACTCGAAGAGCAGACTTCAACAGAGGAGGTGGCAATGGCCGAGGTGGTCGTGGTCGTGGAG GACCCATGGGCCGTGGAGGCTTTGGAGGTGGAGGCAGTGGTGGTGGCAGCCGTGGAGGATTCCCCAgtggagggggtggtggtggagggcaGCAGAGAGCTGGAGACTGGAAATGTCCTAATCC CACATGTGAGAACATGAATTTTTCTTGGAGGAATGAGTGTAATCAGTGTAAGGCACCTAAGCCTGATGGACCTGGAGGGGGACCTGGAGGCTCTCATATGG GGGGTAATTTTGGTGATGATCGGAGAGGTGGCAGAGGTGGCTATGATCGAGGCGGTTATCGAGGCAGAGGCGGGGACCGTGGGGGATTCCGAGGGGGCCGGGGTGGAGGGGACAGAGGTGGCTTTGGACCTGGCAAGATGGACTCAAg GGGTGAACACAGACAAGACAGACGGGAGAGGCCGTATTAG
- the FUS gene encoding RNA-binding protein FUS isoform X3, with the protein MASNEYTQQATQSYGAYPTQPGQGYSQQSSQPYGQQSYSGYGQSADTSGYGQSSYGSSYGQTQNSYGTQSAPQGYGSTSGYGSSQSSQPSYGQQSSYPGYSQQPAPSSTSGSYGSSSQSSSYGQPQSGGYGQQSGYGGQQQSSYGQQQSSYNPPQGYGQQNQYNSSSGGGGGGGGGSYGQDQSSMSGGSGGGYGNQDQSGGGSSSYGGGQQDRGGRGRGGGGGSSSGGGGYNRSSGGYEPRGRGGGRGGRGGMGGSDRGGFNKFGGPRDQGSRHDSAEQDNSDNNTIFVQGLGENVTIESVADYFKQIGIIKTNKKTGQPMINLYTDRETGKLKGEATVSFDDPPSAKAAIDWFDGKEFSGNPIKVSFATRRADFNRGGGNGRGGRGRGGPMGRGGFGGGGSGGGSRGGFPSGGGGGGGQQRAGDWKCPNPTCENMNFSWRNECNQCKAPKPDGPGGGPGGSHMGGNFGDDRRGGRGGYDRGGYRGRGGDRGGFRGGRGGGDRGGFGPGKMDSRGEHRQDRRERPY; encoded by the exons ATGGCTTCCAACG AGTACACTCAACAAGCCACACAAAG CTATGGGGCTTACCCTACCCAGCCTGGACAAGGCTATTCCCAACAGAGCAGTCAGCCCTATGGCCAACAGAGCTACAGTGGCTATGGCCAATCAGCTGATACCTCAGGCTATGGTCAGAGTAGCTATGGCTCCTCCTATGGACAGACCCAGAAca GCTATGGTACTCAGTCAGCTCCTCAAGGATATGGTTCAACCAGTGGCTATGGCAGCAGCCAGAGTTCTCAACCTTCTTATGGTCAGCAGTCATCCTATCCTGGCTATAGCCAGCAGCCAGCACCTAGCAGCACATCAGGGAG cTATGGTAGCAGCTCCCAGAGCAGTAGCTATGGGCAGCCCCAGAGTGGGGGCTACGGGCAGCAGTCTGGCTATGGTGGACAGCAGCAAAGCTCCTATGGACAGCAGCAAAGCTCCTATAATCCTCCTCAAGGATATGGTCAACAGAATCAGTATAACAGCAGCAGTGGTGGCGGTGGAGGGGGTGGTGGAG GTAGCTATGGCCAAGACCAATCATCAATGAGTGGTGGAAGTGGTGGAGGCTATGGCAACCAGGACCAGAGTGGAGGTGGTAGCAGCAGCTATGGGGGAGGCCAGCAGGACCGTGGGGGCAGAGGTCGGGGTGGCGGAGGCGGCAGCAGCAGTGGTGGCGGCGGATACAACCGTAGCAGTGGTGGCTATGAGCCCAGAGGTCGTGGAGGTGGACGTGGAGGCAGAGGTGGCATGGG CGGAAGTGACCGTGGTGGCTTCAATAAATTTGGTG GGCCCCGGGACCAAGGATCACGCCATGACTCTG CAGAACAGGATAATTCTGATAATAATACCATCTTTGTACAAGGGTTGGGTGAAAACGTTACTATTGAATCTGTGGCAGATTACTTCAAGCAAATTGGCATTATAAAG aCCAATAAGAAGACAGGGCAGCCTATGATCAACTTGTATACAGACAGGGAGACAGGAAAGCTGAAAGGAGAGGCTACAGTATCATTTGATGATCCCCCCTCTGCCAAGGCAGCCATTGATTGGTTTGATG GGAAAGAATTTTCTGGAAACCCTATTAAAGTCTCCTTTGCCACTCGAAGAGCAGACTTCAACAGAGGAGGTGGCAATGGCCGAGGTGGTCGTGGTCGTGGAG GACCCATGGGCCGTGGAGGCTTTGGAGGTGGAGGCAGTGGTGGTGGCAGCCGTGGAGGATTCCCCAgtggagggggtggtggtggagggcaGCAGAGAGCTGGAGACTGGAAATGTCCTAATCC CACATGTGAGAACATGAATTTTTCTTGGAGGAATGAGTGTAATCAGTGTAAGGCACCTAAGCCTGATGGACCTGGAGGGGGACCTGGAGGCTCTCATATGG GGGGTAATTTTGGTGATGATCGGAGAGGTGGCAGAGGTGGCTATGATCGAGGCGGTTATCGAGGCAGAGGCGGGGACCGTGGGGGATTCCGAGGGGGCCGGGGTGGAGGGGACAGAGGTGGCTTTGGACCTGGCAAGATGGACTCAAg GGGTGAACACAGACAAGACAGACGGGAGAGGCCGTATTAG
- the FUS gene encoding RNA-binding protein FUS isoform X1 has translation MASNEYTQQATQSYGAYPTQPGQGYSQQSSQPYGQQSYSGYGQSADTSGYGQSSYGSSYGQTQNTGYGTQSAPQGYGSTSGYGSSQSSQPSYGQQSSYPGYSQQPAPSSTSGSYGSSSQSSSYGQPQSGGYGQQSGYGGQQQSSYGQQQSSYNPPQGYGQQNQYNSSSGGGGGGGGGSYGQDQSSMSGGSGGGYGNQDQSGGGSSSYGGGQQDRGGRGRGGGGGSSSGGGGYNRSSGGYEPRGRGGGRGGRGGMGGSDRGGFNKFGGPRDQGSRHDSAEQDNSDNNTIFVQGLGENVTIESVADYFKQIGIIKTNKKTGQPMINLYTDRETGKLKGEATVSFDDPPSAKAAIDWFDGKEFSGNPIKVSFATRRADFNRGGGNGRGGRGRGGPMGRGGFGGGGSGGGSRGGFPSGGGGGGGQQRAGDWKCPNPTCENMNFSWRNECNQCKAPKPDGPGGGPGGSHMGGNFGDDRRGGRGGYDRGGYRGRGGDRGGFRGGRGGGDRGGFGPGKMDSRGEHRQDRRERPY, from the exons ATGGCTTCCAACG AGTACACTCAACAAGCCACACAAAG CTATGGGGCTTACCCTACCCAGCCTGGACAAGGCTATTCCCAACAGAGCAGTCAGCCCTATGGCCAACAGAGCTACAGTGGCTATGGCCAATCAGCTGATACCTCAGGCTATGGTCAGAGTAGCTATGGCTCCTCCTATGGACAGACCCAGAAca caGGCTATGGTACTCAGTCAGCTCCTCAAGGATATGGTTCAACCAGTGGCTATGGCAGCAGCCAGAGTTCTCAACCTTCTTATGGTCAGCAGTCATCCTATCCTGGCTATAGCCAGCAGCCAGCACCTAGCAGCACATCAGGGAG cTATGGTAGCAGCTCCCAGAGCAGTAGCTATGGGCAGCCCCAGAGTGGGGGCTACGGGCAGCAGTCTGGCTATGGTGGACAGCAGCAAAGCTCCTATGGACAGCAGCAAAGCTCCTATAATCCTCCTCAAGGATATGGTCAACAGAATCAGTATAACAGCAGCAGTGGTGGCGGTGGAGGGGGTGGTGGAG GTAGCTATGGCCAAGACCAATCATCAATGAGTGGTGGAAGTGGTGGAGGCTATGGCAACCAGGACCAGAGTGGAGGTGGTAGCAGCAGCTATGGGGGAGGCCAGCAGGACCGTGGGGGCAGAGGTCGGGGTGGCGGAGGCGGCAGCAGCAGTGGTGGCGGCGGATACAACCGTAGCAGTGGTGGCTATGAGCCCAGAGGTCGTGGAGGTGGACGTGGAGGCAGAGGTGGCATGGG CGGAAGTGACCGTGGTGGCTTCAATAAATTTGGTG GGCCCCGGGACCAAGGATCACGCCATGACTCTG CAGAACAGGATAATTCTGATAATAATACCATCTTTGTACAAGGGTTGGGTGAAAACGTTACTATTGAATCTGTGGCAGATTACTTCAAGCAAATTGGCATTATAAAG aCCAATAAGAAGACAGGGCAGCCTATGATCAACTTGTATACAGACAGGGAGACAGGAAAGCTGAAAGGAGAGGCTACAGTATCATTTGATGATCCCCCCTCTGCCAAGGCAGCCATTGATTGGTTTGATG GGAAAGAATTTTCTGGAAACCCTATTAAAGTCTCCTTTGCCACTCGAAGAGCAGACTTCAACAGAGGAGGTGGCAATGGCCGAGGTGGTCGTGGTCGTGGAG GACCCATGGGCCGTGGAGGCTTTGGAGGTGGAGGCAGTGGTGGTGGCAGCCGTGGAGGATTCCCCAgtggagggggtggtggtggagggcaGCAGAGAGCTGGAGACTGGAAATGTCCTAATCC CACATGTGAGAACATGAATTTTTCTTGGAGGAATGAGTGTAATCAGTGTAAGGCACCTAAGCCTGATGGACCTGGAGGGGGACCTGGAGGCTCTCATATGG GGGGTAATTTTGGTGATGATCGGAGAGGTGGCAGAGGTGGCTATGATCGAGGCGGTTATCGAGGCAGAGGCGGGGACCGTGGGGGATTCCGAGGGGGCCGGGGTGGAGGGGACAGAGGTGGCTTTGGACCTGGCAAGATGGACTCAAg GGGTGAACACAGACAAGACAGACGGGAGAGGCCGTATTAG
- the FUS gene encoding RNA-binding protein FUS isoform X5 — MASNEYTQQATQSYGAYPTQPGQGYSQQSSQPYGQQSYSGYGQSADTSGYGQSSYGSSYGQTQNTGYGTQSAPQGYGSTSGYGSSQSSQPSYGQQSSYPGYSQQPAPSSTSGSYGSSSQSSSYGQPQSGGYGQQSGYGGQQQSSYGQQQSSYNPPQGYGQQNQYNSSSGGGGGGSYGQDQSSMSGGSGGGYGNQDQSGGGSSSYGGGQQDRGGRGRGGGGGSSSGGGGYNRSSGGYEPRGRGGGRGGRGGMGGSDRGGFNKFGGPRDQGSRHDSEQDNSDNNTIFVQGLGENVTIESVADYFKQIGIIKTNKKTGQPMINLYTDRETGKLKGEATVSFDDPPSAKAAIDWFDGKEFSGNPIKVSFATRRADFNRGGGNGRGGRGRGGPMGRGGFGGGGSGGGSRGGFPSGGGGGGGQQRAGDWKCPNPTCENMNFSWRNECNQCKAPKPDGPGGGPGGSHMGGNFGDDRRGGRGGYDRGGYRGRGGDRGGFRGGRGGGDRGGFGPGKMDSRGEHRQDRRERPY; from the exons ATGGCTTCCAACG AGTACACTCAACAAGCCACACAAAG CTATGGGGCTTACCCTACCCAGCCTGGACAAGGCTATTCCCAACAGAGCAGTCAGCCCTATGGCCAACAGAGCTACAGTGGCTATGGCCAATCAGCTGATACCTCAGGCTATGGTCAGAGTAGCTATGGCTCCTCCTATGGACAGACCCAGAAca caGGCTATGGTACTCAGTCAGCTCCTCAAGGATATGGTTCAACCAGTGGCTATGGCAGCAGCCAGAGTTCTCAACCTTCTTATGGTCAGCAGTCATCCTATCCTGGCTATAGCCAGCAGCCAGCACCTAGCAGCACATCAGGGAG cTATGGTAGCAGCTCCCAGAGCAGTAGCTATGGGCAGCCCCAGAGTGGGGGCTACGGGCAGCAGTCTGGCTATGGTGGACAGCAGCAAAGCTCCTATGGACAGCAGCAAAGCTCCTATAATCCTCCTCAAGGATATGGTCAACAGAATCAGTATAACAGCAGCAGTGGTGGCGGTGGAGGGG GTAGCTATGGCCAAGACCAATCATCAATGAGTGGTGGAAGTGGTGGAGGCTATGGCAACCAGGACCAGAGTGGAGGTGGTAGCAGCAGCTATGGGGGAGGCCAGCAGGACCGTGGGGGCAGAGGTCGGGGTGGCGGAGGCGGCAGCAGCAGTGGTGGCGGCGGATACAACCGTAGCAGTGGTGGCTATGAGCCCAGAGGTCGTGGAGGTGGACGTGGAGGCAGAGGTGGCATGGG CGGAAGTGACCGTGGTGGCTTCAATAAATTTGGTG GGCCCCGGGACCAAGGATCACGCCATGACTCTG AACAGGATAATTCTGATAATAATACCATCTTTGTACAAGGGTTGGGTGAAAACGTTACTATTGAATCTGTGGCAGATTACTTCAAGCAAATTGGCATTATAAAG aCCAATAAGAAGACAGGGCAGCCTATGATCAACTTGTATACAGACAGGGAGACAGGAAAGCTGAAAGGAGAGGCTACAGTATCATTTGATGATCCCCCCTCTGCCAAGGCAGCCATTGATTGGTTTGATG GGAAAGAATTTTCTGGAAACCCTATTAAAGTCTCCTTTGCCACTCGAAGAGCAGACTTCAACAGAGGAGGTGGCAATGGCCGAGGTGGTCGTGGTCGTGGAG GACCCATGGGCCGTGGAGGCTTTGGAGGTGGAGGCAGTGGTGGTGGCAGCCGTGGAGGATTCCCCAgtggagggggtggtggtggagggcaGCAGAGAGCTGGAGACTGGAAATGTCCTAATCC CACATGTGAGAACATGAATTTTTCTTGGAGGAATGAGTGTAATCAGTGTAAGGCACCTAAGCCTGATGGACCTGGAGGGGGACCTGGAGGCTCTCATATGG GGGGTAATTTTGGTGATGATCGGAGAGGTGGCAGAGGTGGCTATGATCGAGGCGGTTATCGAGGCAGAGGCGGGGACCGTGGGGGATTCCGAGGGGGCCGGGGTGGAGGGGACAGAGGTGGCTTTGGACCTGGCAAGATGGACTCAAg GGGTGAACACAGACAAGACAGACGGGAGAGGCCGTATTAG
- the FUS gene encoding RNA-binding protein FUS isoform X2, translating to MASNEYTQQATQSYGAYPTQPGQGYSQQSSQPYGQQSYSGYGQSADTSGYGQSSYGSSYGQTQNTGYGTQSAPQGYGSTSGYGSSQSSQPSYGQQSSYPGYSQQPAPSSTSGSYGSSSQSSSYGQPQSGGYGQQSGYGGQQQSSYGQQQSSYNPPQGYGQQNQYNSSSGGGGGGGGGSYGQDQSSMSGGSGGGYGNQDQSGGGSSSYGGGQQDRGGRGRGGGGGSSSGGGGYNRSSGGYEPRGRGGGRGGRGGMGGSDRGGFNKFGGPRDQGSRHDSEQDNSDNNTIFVQGLGENVTIESVADYFKQIGIIKTNKKTGQPMINLYTDRETGKLKGEATVSFDDPPSAKAAIDWFDGKEFSGNPIKVSFATRRADFNRGGGNGRGGRGRGGPMGRGGFGGGGSGGGSRGGFPSGGGGGGGQQRAGDWKCPNPTCENMNFSWRNECNQCKAPKPDGPGGGPGGSHMGGNFGDDRRGGRGGYDRGGYRGRGGDRGGFRGGRGGGDRGGFGPGKMDSRGEHRQDRRERPY from the exons ATGGCTTCCAACG AGTACACTCAACAAGCCACACAAAG CTATGGGGCTTACCCTACCCAGCCTGGACAAGGCTATTCCCAACAGAGCAGTCAGCCCTATGGCCAACAGAGCTACAGTGGCTATGGCCAATCAGCTGATACCTCAGGCTATGGTCAGAGTAGCTATGGCTCCTCCTATGGACAGACCCAGAAca caGGCTATGGTACTCAGTCAGCTCCTCAAGGATATGGTTCAACCAGTGGCTATGGCAGCAGCCAGAGTTCTCAACCTTCTTATGGTCAGCAGTCATCCTATCCTGGCTATAGCCAGCAGCCAGCACCTAGCAGCACATCAGGGAG cTATGGTAGCAGCTCCCAGAGCAGTAGCTATGGGCAGCCCCAGAGTGGGGGCTACGGGCAGCAGTCTGGCTATGGTGGACAGCAGCAAAGCTCCTATGGACAGCAGCAAAGCTCCTATAATCCTCCTCAAGGATATGGTCAACAGAATCAGTATAACAGCAGCAGTGGTGGCGGTGGAGGGGGTGGTGGAG GTAGCTATGGCCAAGACCAATCATCAATGAGTGGTGGAAGTGGTGGAGGCTATGGCAACCAGGACCAGAGTGGAGGTGGTAGCAGCAGCTATGGGGGAGGCCAGCAGGACCGTGGGGGCAGAGGTCGGGGTGGCGGAGGCGGCAGCAGCAGTGGTGGCGGCGGATACAACCGTAGCAGTGGTGGCTATGAGCCCAGAGGTCGTGGAGGTGGACGTGGAGGCAGAGGTGGCATGGG CGGAAGTGACCGTGGTGGCTTCAATAAATTTGGTG GGCCCCGGGACCAAGGATCACGCCATGACTCTG AACAGGATAATTCTGATAATAATACCATCTTTGTACAAGGGTTGGGTGAAAACGTTACTATTGAATCTGTGGCAGATTACTTCAAGCAAATTGGCATTATAAAG aCCAATAAGAAGACAGGGCAGCCTATGATCAACTTGTATACAGACAGGGAGACAGGAAAGCTGAAAGGAGAGGCTACAGTATCATTTGATGATCCCCCCTCTGCCAAGGCAGCCATTGATTGGTTTGATG GGAAAGAATTTTCTGGAAACCCTATTAAAGTCTCCTTTGCCACTCGAAGAGCAGACTTCAACAGAGGAGGTGGCAATGGCCGAGGTGGTCGTGGTCGTGGAG GACCCATGGGCCGTGGAGGCTTTGGAGGTGGAGGCAGTGGTGGTGGCAGCCGTGGAGGATTCCCCAgtggagggggtggtggtggagggcaGCAGAGAGCTGGAGACTGGAAATGTCCTAATCC CACATGTGAGAACATGAATTTTTCTTGGAGGAATGAGTGTAATCAGTGTAAGGCACCTAAGCCTGATGGACCTGGAGGGGGACCTGGAGGCTCTCATATGG GGGGTAATTTTGGTGATGATCGGAGAGGTGGCAGAGGTGGCTATGATCGAGGCGGTTATCGAGGCAGAGGCGGGGACCGTGGGGGATTCCGAGGGGGCCGGGGTGGAGGGGACAGAGGTGGCTTTGGACCTGGCAAGATGGACTCAAg GGGTGAACACAGACAAGACAGACGGGAGAGGCCGTATTAG
- the LYRM7 gene encoding complex III assembly factor LYRM7 — protein sequence MVDSTKVLRLFKALHRTRQQVFKNDIRALEASRKKINEEFKNHKNETLPEKIEELIKIGSDVELILRKSVIQGIHTEHNTLKLIPRKELLTENKPSCNIPTQKP from the coding sequence ATGGTTGACTCCACCAAGGTGTTACGACTTTTTAAAGCCTTGCATAGGACTAGacaacaagtttttaaaaatgatatcagAGCACTAGAAGCatcaagaaaaaagataaatgaagaatTCAAGAATCATAAAAATGAGACTTTACCTGAGAAAATAGAAGAGTTGATCAAGATAGGTTCTGATGTTGAATTAATACTCAGAAAATCTGTTATACAAGGTATTCACACAGAACACAACACTTTGAAATTAATTCCTAGGAAAGAACTCCTTACAGAAAATAAACCTTCCTGTAATATACCTACCCAGAAGCCATGA